Genomic DNA from Panulirus ornatus isolate Po-2019 chromosome 9, ASM3632096v1, whole genome shotgun sequence:
gtatgttctatgaaggtgcgcgttcctattcactttgttcatatatatatatatatatatatatatatatatatatatattatccctggggataggggagaaagaatacttcccacgtattccctgcgtgtcgtagaaggcgactaaaagggaagggagcggggggctggaaatcctcccctctcaaaaatttttttttttcttttttattttccaaaagaaggaacagagaagggggcctggtgaggatattccctaaaaggcccagtcctctgttcttaacgctacctcgctaatgcgggaaatagcgaatagtatgaaagaaagaaagaaagatatatatatatatatatatatatatatatatatatatatatatatatatatatatatatatatatatatatatatatatatatatatagggataattACTCTAGAGTTATAGTAGAGAGTAAACCGAGTTTATGATAATATGTCAGCAAAGTTTATCCTGTGGAACCCAGCAACAAGTTCTTGCCCGACAGGTAATGTTTCCCTCCATCTGTTGCGTcagtttaaggtgttctctctctcccaggaggcTCGTATCTCTAGCAACTAGTGTTTCTTCATACGTCAACACAATAAGGATTATGACAGTCAAGTCACTAAAGACAAATATCCATTCTCCTGTCCATAACGACCTCTGGATCACATGTTCAGTCAGGCAATGGGGAAGGTTCCATCTTTTCCCGTCAATTTCCCTTCGGTTAGCGACCCATGACAAACATCTAACGGGTAAATACTCACCTAAGGAAGAGCTCGAGAACTTCACCAAAGAATCCGTAGTTCTGGAGGGGCAACTCAGATATCTCGCAGATGGCTCTCAGGAGACAAGCCTTGCCATCCACACCCATGGTCTGTAGGGTGTCCTCCACCACCCGGTACATCACCTCCCTGGGGAACACAATCTTGGTCACTGTCAAGTACTGACTCTCTCACTCACGATACAATGAAAAGCCTCAATGATCTTATGAAGACAGTGTAGAATACTGATGTCCTACAATGTATATACGAATGTTTGACGAACTTGTTCTTTCTCCCCCGTGTACCCTTCCAGATCTCATGTCACACACATGGGAGTGGCTTCCTCTTCTTACTACCCCTTcctttatctctccctctcttgcccAGCCATCTTGACCCACCACTTATCTCCTGCTTCCCCGCGCACGTACCTGTCGCCGCCGGCCAAGTCGCCGTCGGTCGGAGCTTCACGTTTGTTTCTGATGATTCCCCAGTTGTTGTCCTCGGAGGTCATGCCCAGATGATCGAAATTGACTGCAAAAACATGAGAGGGTTAGAGCACGTTAGCCTCACAGATCACATTGCCTCTAACACGATATGGCATGATGACAAATACCATGTTGGCTCTCTACCTTGGCAAGTGAAGCAGTTGACAGACCACAGTTACTGACTTGCACAGACAACACAGCTGTCTGTTGAGAATGTTTTCTCCCATATTAATTAATGAGCATATAATTAATTGTATAATCTTTATAAGCCTATTAATAAGATAatcctcactgctctatatattACAGTTAACTGTGAGAAGTGATCATTAACCAAGTTAAACAGGTTATCAGTCATAATAAACCAGTTATCACAAAGGGACTGACGATCTCTAAGCCACACACTGTAAGACCAGAGACACTGCCAGTACTGGGCCTCTGTTAGAGTAAAGATTGGGTGTTTCATCTTACCAGGTCCTATAttgtgtagcagaggaggaggatggatgatggagttaGGAGAAGACGATGTACTCACTTCTGAAAGGAATAGATGTTGTCATGGAGGCACCGAAGCTCACGGGGAGGTCCCTGCCCATGGGGAGGCTAAGTGTGGGCGTTATGACCAGCacagttgagggagggaaggtcagaCGTCGCTCAGGCGTCACGTACAGAAAGCCGGACTGGAACCCCGTCAACACCGTCCTGTCACGGGTGGACCTCTTGTTCAGTCCTTCCTCATACAACCATGTCATTAACAGTTTTTATGTTAAACTTTTCTAACTTTTCTCTTCATGATACTTTAATTCCCCAGATACACAGATAGTCCTCGCTGTAGCTGGTGTTTATCTCAAGAAAACTAGAACATCATCGTTGTAGTGCAGACCACTGATCACCACAActgcctcaccaggtgtgtgtgtgtgtacgtgtgggtgtgtatgtgggtgggtgggtgtgtgtgtgtgagtgtgtgtgtgtgttatgactgtTGGCGTGGTGTTAGAGAGGTTCATCAGGCTATAATGACTTACTTGTTATCGTTAggtagagtgttggagggagtcaccaccatcatcgccaacacCATCAAGGTCACCACGATGCTCCCGGGACGCGTCATCATTCTGAAGGAAAACTGATGAATTAAATGTCAAGCTGGAGGAGTTTGAGGTCTTCCATTATGATCAGTTCGAGGTTACCTTCTGAGGACACGTAGGTGTTGTAAGTATTTTCCTGAGCCAGAAGCTGTATATATAAACCCACATGAATAATTGAGACTTGTTCTGTTTATCATTAACATTTACTAATAATTTATTTATAACTAATGTTCTGTAAAGATATAATTCATATAGTTAGAGTTCCATTTAAGACGCAGCTGGTGAGTGTTAAGGCAGGGAGCAGAGAGCGGGAATGCCTACCTAGCACGGGTCAGTGTTGTACAATGTGTCAGGTTGGACTGAGACAGCGAGGAAGACTCGTCTGTTGGACAGTAGGTGGTCGACTGCGGTGCCGGGCAGAGGGTGGGCCGCTATATATACCGTGGTCTCACCTGCCCATAACCGGTAAGGGACGGACAAAGGTACGCACAAACCTAGACTGCAGCCTCGATACAGGTCACGTAAAGAAACGAAAATAGAAATGCAACATTTCCAAGACGGTGGAAAAGACCTGATATAGGGACAGGGGCCGGTGTGAGGATGAACCTATATGAACGGTTGACCTGATGCAGAGGCGGTtgacctggtgtgtgggaggttgtCTTGTATATTGATGGTGACCTGATGATGAATGGGAGTTGATAGTGAGTGAGGACAGTGATTTGGTGTAGTAATACAGCTAACGTAAAcagcatcacaacaacaacagtatctCTGTGTTTCACACGTATTCCTATTGTATTTCCATTAGTGTATAACAGGGTTCTCATGTGGCTGTGCTATTGGAAGGCGTCCAGCTGATGTATATGGCTTGAGTCTTCCCATTCCTGACTGGTGCTGATCGTACATTTGGAAGGTCATTTCTTGTCATGATAAAGATTCCGGGATCTTTTTACTTTGAATCTCTGGAGATTATGTAACAGATGACCAGTTTCATCCATACCTTTAACGAGGTTCTTCATCAACCTGAGCTTAATGTACAAAGGAGGAAGATacattttctcaggatcaacaagaggaagATTGATGACAAACTTCGTGTAACCAAGTTACATTCCGAGTAAAACTGCTACAACCTGtaggtcaccacatacattccacttgaAGTCCTCATACTTAATTATTCCCAAAAGAATCTTAATGTTATCATACGATTCCTTCATGCTAGCTGCGTGAGTCAGAGGGACGGAGGGGAACTTATTTCCGTTGTGGAGTAGAACCGCTTTCAaacttacttttgatgagtcaatacATAAGCGCCACTCGTGGCCAAGTGCCTTCACAACAGaacgaacatcattgcaaaacaccagaccatcttcaaggaatcaagataaaaataaactttagtttcattcagGAGAAGATTCCAACCCTTTAAACACGAACCAAAAGTCCGGCTTGCTACTTAAGACAAATCTAAATCGCGGACGAGATCATCAAGATCTCCctgactcagcaaatgtggttcacttgaagaacagtttgcttcaaatgttggatccatagtgtcctctacttggtctactttctcatcactagactcatcgtcactcagtcttatgtttcttggaggctctggcacaggtaattcctgactgcGAGGTATTGGCCTCAGAGCAGATGGTAAATTAGCATATTTAACAGTATGTTTGGATTTTGATAATATACCATTcatatttgtcaggcagaagtagcaatccgAAGCGTGATATCTGAGTTCTATCTAAACCATAGTTATGACCAAAGGCAGACGGTGTGTACGTTTTAACCATgttgtgagaagcctgacacatgtgacacaacaaatatggggcCCAactttatcctggtcacccactttacaaccaaagtaatgatCAAAACATTTCTGGATGAGGGATGTGAAAAAAACGTTTTTGTGATATGAACATCAGTTCACCGCAGATGTAGCAGAAAAAGTGCGGACTGTTTACACAGTTCCTCGGCATTATAATGTAATACACAAAATCACAATCTGTCACGAGTGGCCACTGTctgaatgtcccaacatttccagtcgtgtttctgcaggcccctggtgGTGACTCATCTATCTAAGCTTGTgcttccaaaaaagaaggaattgTACTTCACAAACAATAAAAATAGCTGCGTCTgttaaacattttgtttcaaatgctccgcagagcactggtacatatatactgtatggAATGATGTGCGAGTatgcgagaaaaaaaaattggtgatagagaaattctgaaaacatgttTGGATTCATCTTGCAGCAAAAATACATAATAAACATATATTCCTGAAGTTGTTCTGTTGGCAGTGTTCAGTATCCAGATCTTAACCTCGGTTTAATGATCACCAAAGACGCCGTTTTCCTATGAGATTCGAACTCTTCTCTTTTTACATTAAGTTCTAAAAGCCAATGACAATGATGTCCCGCCTCCTCCCGCCTTATGCACATACTACAGGCGgacgtacacacatgcacacaaaagcCTGACGCTGTAAGACGATCTTGAAAACGTCCACCATGTCTGCAGTGCCAACTGGCCTGAGTGTGGTGACCAGGGTCGGCTGGAGGTTCCTCGCTGAGAGTTGCTGGCTACTGAAACCACAACTTTCCTGAGCTGATGATCAAACTCGTGTGTACCTCAGTGAAACCTTGTGTCATGTCTGAGTGAATACTCAGTACCTAAATCAAAGTAGTGTTTATCTTTCCCATGCAAGGTACCCTCGCCCAGGTTCTATACcaacaaaaagagagagaaagtcgTGAGAGTAAGACCTGCAGCAGGTTTGGTTGTGTTTCTCCTGATCTGCCACGTCCAGAACTctggttcaacacacacacacacacacacaccagtcgtgCTGTTGTTGTCATTATGTGCCttcctttcttttattcttttagtCAGTCCAACAATCTTGTGGAAATGTTGTGTTGTTGCAGATAAAATTCCAGCGAGAGCGACGACTATATTGttcgggaggaggaggtccggcaggagggtagtgggtgggtgtggtaaaGTTTTCCCAACGTTAGAGAGTAACCCAGCCGGTGTCTTGACCTCGCCTACCATACACTACCCGCAGGATGAGGCCACTCTCAGTTATCTTCGGCACGTTGTCAGGCCAGAGAGTATAGCAAATACGACACTGACACTTTGATGTATGAGAGAACAGTATCGTGAGATGAGTTCAGTCCGTTGATACCATATTGCAAGGACCCTAGGTCAGTCCAGCGGTTCTGAAGACCAGGACCATTGTCTTTACCACGTCCTGGGATACTAGGGCTTGTCCGGCCGGCACCTGTGACTGACCCAATGTCCTCATGCCACGCCATCACCGGCCCGACCTCACACCACGACATTCTTCCCTCACGTGCACCAAGTTGTCTCTTTCGTAGCCAACATTCCTGACCTCTCGACTCGCCTGGCTTGAGTGACCTCAGCCTCCGAGAAAGACTAGGTGAGCGAGGTCAAGACACCGGCTACTAGGCTGGGCATCACTACAGCGGGGACTAagattttgatgaagaaaaatgtatgaaatttcAGAAGAAAATGCCCACTTCGACGATCATGAAAACAAGGTTTTGGTCTAGTTATTCAACAATGCCAACGGAAGAACTACAGAAATAATAAACAAAGCCACTCTGAAGAGAACAGAACCAAGAGCAGAAAAAAAGCGGTTACATAATCTCCAGAAATTCAAAGTAAAAAGATCCCGGAATCTTTATCATGACAAAAAATGACCTTCCAAATGTACGATCAGCACCAGTCAGGAGCATCAATGAGAAGACTCAAGCCATATACATCAGCTGGACGCCTTCTAATAGCACAGCCACATGAGAACCCTGTCATACACTAATGGAAATACAATAGGAATACGTGTGAAACACAGAGATACTGTTGCTGTTGTGATGCTGTTTACGTTAGCTGTATTACTACACCAAATCACTGTCCTCACTCACTATCAACTCCCATTCATCATCAGGTCACCATCAATATACAAGATAAcctcccacacaccaggtcaACCGCCTCTGCATCAGGTCAACCGTTCGTATACGTTCATCCTCACACCGGCCCCTGTCCCTATATCAGGTCTTTTCCACCGTCTTGGAAATGTTGCATTTCTATTTTCGTTTCTTTACGTGACCTGTATCGAGGCTGCAGTCTAGGTTTGTGCGTACCTTTGTCCGTCCCTTACCGGTTATGGGCAGGTGAGACCACGGTATATATAGCGGCCCACCCTCTGCCCGGCACCGCAGTCGACCACCTACTGTCCAACAGACGAGTCTTCCTCGCTGTCTCAGTCCAACCTGACACATTGTACAACACTGACCCGTGCTAGGTAGGCATTCCCGCTCTCTGCTCCCTGCCTTAACACTCACCAGCTGCGTCTTAAATGGAACTCTAACTATATGAATTATATCTTTACAGAACATTAGTTATAAATAAATTATTAGTAAATGTTAATGATAAACAGAACAAGTCTCAATTATTCATGTGGGTTTATATATACAGCTTCTGGCTCAGGAAAATACTTACAACACCTACGTGTCCTCAGAAGGTAACCTCCAACTGATCATAATGGAAGACCTCAAACTCCTCCAGCTTGACATTTGATTCATCAGTTTTCCTTCAGAATGATGACGCGTCCCGGGAGCATCGTGGTGACCTTGATGgtgttggcgatgatggtggtgactccctccaacactctaccTAACGATAACAAGTAAGTCATTATAGCATGAtgaacctctccaacaccacgccaacagtcataacacacacacacacacacacccacccacccacacgcacccacatacacacccacacacacacacacacacacacacccacccacccacacgcacccacatatacacccacacacacacacacacacacacacacgtacacacacacgcacctggtGAGGCAGTTGTGGTGATCAGTGGTCTGCATTACAACGATGATGTTCTAGTTTTCTTGAGATAAACACCAGCTACAGCGAGGACTATCTGTGTATCTGGGGAATTAAAGTATCATGAAGAGAAAAGTTAGAAAAGTTTAACATAAAAACTGTTAATGACATGGTTGTATGAGGAAGGACTGAACAAGAGGTCCACCCGTGACAGGACGGTGTTGACGGGGTTCCAGTCTGGCTTTCTGTACGTGACGCCTGAGCGACGtctgaccttccctccctcaactgtGCTGGTCATAACGCCCACACTTAGCCTCCCCATGGGCAGGGACCTCCCCGTGAGCTTCGGTGCCTCCATGACAACATCTATCCTTTCAGAAGTGAGTACATCGTCTTCTCCtaactccatcatccatcctcctcctctgctacacaaTATAGGACCTGGTAAGATGAAACACCCAGTCTTTACTATAACAGAGCCCCAGTACTGGCAGTGTCTCTGGTCTTACAGTGTGTGGCTTAGAGATCGTCAGTCCCTTTGTGATAACTGGTTTATTATGACTGATAACCTGTTTAACTTGGTTAATGATCACTTCTCACAGTTAACTGTAATATATAGAGCTGTGAGGATTATCTTATTAATAGGCTTATAAAGATTATACAATTAATTATACGCTCATTAATTAATATGGGAGAAAACATTCTCAACAGACAGCTGTGTTGTCTGTGCAAGTCAGTAACTGTGGTCTGTCAACTGCTTCACTTGCCAAGGTAGAGAGCCAACATGGTATTTGTCATCATGCCATATCGTGTTAGAGGCAATGTGATCTGTGAGGCTAACGTGcccctaaccctctcatgttTTTGCAGTCAATTTCGATCATCTGGGCATGACCTCCGAGGACAACAACTGGGGAATCATCAGAAACAAACGTGAAGCTCCGACCGACGGCGACTTGGCCGGCGGCGACAGGTACGTGCGCGGGGAAGCAGGAGATAAGTGGTGGGTCAAGATGGCTgggcaagagagggagagataaaggaaggggtaggaagaagaggaagccACTCCCATGTGTGTGACATGAGATCTGGAAGGGTACACGGGGGAGAGAGAACAAGTTCGTTAAACATTCGTATATACATTGTAGGACATCAGTATTCTACACTGTCTTCATAAGATCATTGAGGCTTTTCATTGTATCGTGAGTGAGAGAGTCAGTACTTGACAGTGACCAAGATTGTGTTCCCCAGGGAGGTGATGTACCGGGTGGTGGAGGACACCCTACAGACCATGGGTGTGGATGGCAAGGCTTGTCTCCTGAGAGCCATCTGCGAGATATCTGAGTTGCCCCTCCAGAACTACGGATTCTTTGGTGAAGTTCTCGAGCTCTTCCTCAGGTGAGTCTTTACTGGTACCATTAACCCGTTAGATGTTTGTCATGGGTCGCTAACTGAAGGGAAATTGACGGGAAAAGATGGAACCTTCCCCATTGCCTGACTGAACATGTGATCCAGAGGTCGTTATGGACAGGAGAATGGATATTTGTCTTCAGTAACTTGACTGTCATAATCCTTATTGTGTTGACGTATGAAGAAACACTAATTGCTACAGACACGAgcctcctgggagagagagagaacaccttaaactgACGCAACAGATGGAGGGAAACTTTACCTGTCGGGCAAGAACTTGTTGCTGGGTTCCACAGGATAAACTTTGCTGACATATTATCATAAACTCGGTTTACTCTCTACTATAACTCTAGAGtaattacccatatatatatatatatatatatatatatatatatatatatatatatatatatgaacaaagtgcataggaacgcgcacctccatagaacatacaaacctccaacagctaggctcgaacccgggacccctgtgccacaggcggaaatgctacTGCTAGGCTGTGGGCCTGGCTTGTAGGAAATagctatgtacatatatatatatatatatatatatatatatatatatatatatatatatatattatttttttttattttttttattatactttgtcgctgtctcccgcgtttgcgaggtagcgcaaggaaacacacgaaagaaatggcccaaccccccccccatacacatgtatatacatacgtccacacatgcaaatatacatacctacacagcttttcatggtttaccccagacgcttcacatgccttgattcaatccactgacagcacgtcaaccccggtataccacatcgatccaattcactctattccttgccctcctttcaccctcctgcatgttcaggccccgatcacacaaaatcttttacactccatctttccacctccaatttggtctccctcttctcattccctccacctccgacacatatatcctcttggtcaatctttcctcactcattctctccatgtgcccaaaccacttcaaaacaccctcttctgctctctcaaccacgctctttttatttccacgcatctctcttacccttacgttactcactcgatcaaaccacctcacaccacacattgtcctcaaacatctcatttccagcacatccatcctcctgcgcacaactctatctctctctctctctctctctctctctctctctctctctctctctctctctctctctctatatatatatatatatatatatatatatatatatatatatatatatatatatatatatatatatataatgttcgtcAAGGTATGGGATGAAGTCAGAGTGTTAGTGTTATGGTGATCACAACTGGACAGCTATCAAATTTAGTTTAACTACCAGGATAAAGTAAACTTTCTCTACACAATTTGCATTTATAAACTCTGTCTAGTTCGTGAATTCCATGACTAGGATGGTTTGTCAGTGATTTATAGTATATTGTCCTTGAATATATTCTTGTAATTGTAGATGATGAAGGCATGTAACCGTAGATCATTCATCATCTTGTATAAGGAGTGAGAttgtttgataatgtttttctgaTATACTTCactgatatacaacggagagttTTTCGTAACCTTTTACCTGATTTTATTTAACACCGtgcttatttgtttgttttttatttgcTTCACATACACTTGTTGTAGAGTGAATTGTAAAACATTTCACCTCTattcactttatttatatatttattatactttgttgctgtctcctgcaacatccatatacatacacgtccacacacgtcctcgctggtgcgggggacggcgacggggcaaagtgaataaatagataaatatatataggggagaaagaatacttcccacgtattccctgcatgtcgtagaaggcgactaaaagggaagggagcggggggctggaaatcctcccctctcattttttttttaaattttccaaaagaaggaacagagaagggggccatatgaggatattccctcaaaggcccagtcctctgttcttaacgctacctcgctaatgcgggaaatggcgaatagtatgaaaaaaaaaaaaaaaaaaatatatatatatatatatatatatatatatatatatatatatatatatatatatatatatatatatatatatatatatataatgtgtgtgtgtgtgtgtgtgtgtgtgtgtgtgtgtgtgtgtgtgtgtgtgtgtgtgtgtgtgtgtgtaagagagggagagaaagagtttATGTCCAGGAAAATAATGTATGAgggtgaaggaagagaagaaactaAAGTAGTAACTCAGTTGGCTTTATTTTTTCCTAAGCTCATATATTAGTGTAGGTTGAGGGCATCAAACAGTGTTGTAGCAACGTCCTGAGGGTGTGGGAGATACTGAAGCGGTGGTTCCTTAGCCCCAGCAGGTCGCCCCGGGCAGCACGACGCCTCCAGCAGTACCAAGAAGCCGAGCATCGAGGTAAATCCGAGCTGTGCCTCCAGTACCACCAGGCGTGTCCCTACTCCTTCTTCACCTCAGCTGACGTAAATAATACCTCCGTCGAGGCCACCTACACTGCCCCTCCGTCACCCTGATCTTGTGAGCATCACCGGCCACGCCCTGAACAATCCCACCTCATCCTTGGCTCCCTATGCTTCACTCTGGCCTCCTGAAGAGCGCTAGTCATCCTATGGATATCATCTCCAGCCCTAGAGTCCTCCCTCACCTTATTCCTGAAGGAGACACCAAAGAATATATCCACTTTCCTATGAACCTTCTGCAATGTCACtttaaatatatgaaaatatcaacTTGAACTTGTTGGTCAGGTAGAATTCTCTCGTCTCCTCCAACAGTTTGTTATTTATATAATTCTGTTTACGTTTGTTTTGCATCCATTTCAGTCCTACCTGTAGGTGAATGTACCTGTTAGGGACTGAAAGAATCGCCCATATTACATTTAACGATGTACTTTAtcattttaaaaatatatttatgtattttatagaCACAGGTGTTTTATTTGTCTCGTTCCCCATTACTTTCGTAAGGGAAGGAATGAAAATATCCTTTCATTGACACAACGTAGCTCAGAAATATCTTTTCTTCCTTCATCAACAAGTGATCTTAACATCTAACCAAAGATAAGAGTCtgatcaattttttcttttctacatttCACGTGATTCAATGAAAGAATGAGGTGATTATTTTCtgttaatatatttcttttaactaGAAGTAGTGTTGGTCAACACCAAATTGCTAACACATTTCAGAAGAGTTCAAAGGACCATAAGAGTTAATAATAAATTGTTCATTTCCTGACCCAATCTTTAACATCCCCAGGCTCTGACCCCAGACCTGCCTGCCTCCGGGCTTTGACACCAGCCCTCACTCCATCCAGCCACTGACCAAAGCTCTCATATTCCCGGGCTCCAAGTCCAGCCCTGATTCACACtgtatctctcttaccccaactctcacttcctCTGGACTCTGACCTCAGCCCTCACTTCCTACGGTCGTGTGTCCACCTCCAGCCACATTGTTAGTGTAGTGTCGCACTCAAGTTCTTCCTCGTtgacagaggagaggtccagagT
This window encodes:
- the LOC139750102 gene encoding uncharacterized protein, with product MMTRPGSIVVTLMVLAMMVVTPSNTLPNDNKTVLTGFQSGFLYVTPERRLTFPPSTVLVITPTLSLPMGRDLPVSFGASMTTSIPFRINFDHLGMTSEDNNWGIIRNKREAPTDGDLAGGDREVMYRVVEDTLQTMGVDGKACLLRAICEISELPLQNYGFFGEVLELFLSPSRSPRAARRLQQYQEAEHRGKSELCLQYHQACPYSFFTSADVNNTSVEATYTAPPSP